One Candidatus Nitrososphaera evergladensis SR1 genomic window, AGTATGAAGAGGGATGTCCAGCAGGTTTCCGTAAAAGTGCTTTGCAGCTTCTATGCAGCATTCCCCGCATCCGCCAATCACGCGCGTCTGGTTCACGCCATGGTCGTGCTTTTCAGGGCCAAAGTACCTGTGCGGCACATGTACGACATGAAGGCGGTGGCCGAGAATTTCTTTAATCTTCTCAGAGGTTCCCCTGGTTATGGTGCTATCAATGCCTACCAGCGCGCCCTGCTTGCCTTCGTACAAAAGCTGCCTTGCAATGTCAAACAATCCGTCAAGGTAAGGCTGGAACATGTCTTCCGGCCTGTGGGTGGATATGCAGATAATGTAATAGTCATAGCCGGCAAAGCTTTGCGCTCTTTTCCTTATCACTTGATCATCAACAGCACGTTGAATTGCTTTTTCGCTGATGTCGTATCCATCGACAGTCAGCCCCTTCATTGTCATGTACTCTGCGTTGCTGTAGCCTATCTGGCCAAGGCCTATGACCAAAACCTTATTGTTGCTATTGTTATTCATCTTGACGAAAGCTACTCAAAATACTAAAAGCAATTATGCAATGACCTTACATTGGAATATAATAGAATAATACTCTGGTTTGGGAAATAATTACGGATTATTCCCTCGGCTGGGGACTATCTACCAAGGCATTGCCGCCGCCTGCCATTGTGTCATGCAACACATACACATACACAGGGCAGCTTTGCATAAAGCAAGATGCAATGCTAGTGCATGAGGTTCACAGAAAGAATCGCGAATCAGTCGGCTCCTCCATCATTAACATAGCTGTATACCGATTTCCACATCGTCTCCGCCTGCCCTACTGACATCTCGTGGCCGTGGATCATGTGTCCCAGAAACTGCTCGCGGCCTTCAAGCAGTATGTCGCAATAGCGGCACTTTGTTGAGAGCAGGACCTGCATTGTCAGCGCGTCCCCCAGTCGTTTTTGCGCAGGCTCCAGATAGCCGGGAAGACGAGCCAGCTCAGAACAAACGCTGCAAGCATGTTCTCAAACGGCTTGTAGTACCAGTGCTTGGAGCTTGGGTCGCGGAACTTGTAGTCGGCCCCCTGCGCAAGCCCCATCAACATCATGCTGGCAAACAGCAAAAGCGGCACCCAGTAGTTGCCAAGCACCAATGGCTCGTAGACGAATGCAGTAGTTATCAAAAGCGGGCTGATGAACGTATGCATGAATTCTAGGTAAAAGATGAGAAACGCCATGACGGGATTTCTGCGCCAGAAAAAGGCGCTGACAAAAAAGTTCACCCTCATGGTGCCCCTCTTCCACCGCTTTTGCTGCTTCACAAACATCTTCATTCTTTCCGGCACTTCGGTGTACACAAGGGCGGTAGGGACGTACACGGCCTTCCAGTCTAGCAGTGCCTGGCCCGTAAGGCTGCGGTCTTCGGCATCGTCGTAGCGTGCCATCCACTTCATCATGTTTTTCGTGGCAGGAGCCATCATCTCCTTTGCCTTTGGCGGCGAGATTACAAACGATGTCATCTCTCTGTCGTCGGCTATTGGTGTCTTGGCCCGGGTCCAGTACGGCAAATAGTTGGCAATGGCCTCGCGCCTGTAGCCAGAAAGGCAGCCGGAGCAGCACATGACGCTTCCAAAGTAGCTTTCGGCGGACTTGCGGACGTTGAACGAATTGTCGTACCACACGTCCTGGCACCTTGTAAGCGCGTTTTTGTCTGCGTTCCACACCTTGGCGTGCCCTACTACCGCCCCCACTCTTGGGTCGCCCTTGAACGCCTTTATCAGCTCCATGATGGCGTTTCTGTCCACTATGCTGTCAGAGTCTATGAATACCAAAAAGTTCCCCTTGGAATTGTAAAACGCAGAAGCGATTGCCTTTCGCTTGCCCTCGTTTTTCTTGTGGACCACCTTTAGGGTGGGGTACTTTGCCGCAAGCCTGTTGAGGATCTCCTGCGTGCCGTCCTTGCTGCCATCGTTCACGGCTACCACTTCAAGGTTCTTGTATGTCGACTGGAACACGGCTTCCACCACTGACTCTATCATCCCGTTCTGGTTGTAGACAGGTATTATCACCGTCACCAAGTCGTCCCCGACCTTGCCCGTGGCTGGCGACTTGAAAAATATCCACCCCACGACGAGCGCGGTGAGCGAGTGAAGCGGAAATATCACGCTTGCAAAGATGAACCAGTCATTCATCTGCAAACTCAGGTAAACCGTGTAAGCGATTATCCCGAGCACCGCAAGGATT contains:
- a CDS encoding NAD(P)-binding domain-containing protein, producing MNNNSNNKVLVIGLGQIGYSNAEYMTMKGLTVDGYDISEKAIQRAVDDQVIRKRAQSFAGYDYYIICISTHRPEDMFQPYLDGLFDIARQLLYEGKQGALVGIDSTITRGTSEKIKEILGHRLHVVHVPHRYFGPEKHDHGVNQTRVIGGCGECCIEAAKHFYGNLLDIPLHTVESVEVAELCKIVENSYRFMEIAFAEELKMFCDRSAIDFQELREAINTKWNIKVLEPREGIGGHCLPKDSQMFLNLSKNLLATSIIDAAKKVDEEYRAHIADVPSKKLPPIAQFH
- a CDS encoding glycosyltransferase family 2 protein, with the translated sequence MIEEEPDLQRQQPSTQSSAAPAAAMSGQQIGKSGRIHVSKKAWAVRSVTILAVLGIIAYTVYLSLQMNDWFIFASVIFPLHSLTALVVGWIFFKSPATGKVGDDLVTVIIPVYNQNGMIESVVEAVFQSTYKNLEVVAVNDGSKDGTQEILNRLAAKYPTLKVVHKKNEGKRKAIASAFYNSKGNFLVFIDSDSIVDRNAIMELIKAFKGDPRVGAVVGHAKVWNADKNALTRCQDVWYDNSFNVRKSAESYFGSVMCCSGCLSGYRREAIANYLPYWTRAKTPIADDREMTSFVISPPKAKEMMAPATKNMMKWMARYDDAEDRSLTGQALLDWKAVYVPTALVYTEVPERMKMFVKQQKRWKRGTMRVNFFVSAFFWRRNPVMAFLIFYLEFMHTFISPLLITTAFVYEPLVLGNYWVPLLLFASMMLMGLAQGADYKFRDPSSKHWYYKPFENMLAAFVLSWLVFPAIWSLRKNDWGTR